One genomic segment of Jaculus jaculus isolate mJacJac1 chromosome 2, mJacJac1.mat.Y.cur, whole genome shotgun sequence includes these proteins:
- the LOC101602300 gene encoding eukaryotic translation initiation factor 1-like, whose product MSAIQNLHSFDPFADASKGDDLLPVGTEDYIHIRIQQRNGRKTLTTVQGISDDYDKKKLVKVFKKKFACNGTIIEHPEYGEVIQLQGDQRKNICQFLIEIGLAKDDQLKVHGF is encoded by the coding sequence ATGTCCGCTATCCAGAACCTCCACTCTTTCGACCCCTTTGCTGATGCAAGTAAGGGTGATGACCTGCTTCCTGTCGGCACTGAGGATTATATCCATATAAGAATTCAACAGAGGAACGGCAGGAAGACCCTGACTACTGTCCAAGGGATCTCTGATGATTATGATAAAAAGAAACTAGTGAAGGTGTTCAAGAAGAAATTTGCCTGCAATGGTACTATAATTGAACATCCAGAATATGGAGAAGTGATTCAGCTACAGGGTGACCAGCGCAAGAACATATGCCAGTTCCTAATAGAAATTGGACTGGCTAAGGACGATCAGCTGAAGGTTCATGGGTTTTAA